The nucleotide sequence AGATTAGAAATCTAAACAAACAATAAACGCGAAATGGAAAACATAGGAAAGAAAAAAGAAAGAAAGACTCCTTTTTGCTTGGGAATGAAATTATGCCCCCCGACACCCTTTACTATGTTCTCTGAAAGGGTGAAATGAATAGATGTATTTATTGGATATTGGATCCGTCGGGACTGGCGGGGCTCGAACCCGCAGCTTCCGCCTTGACAGGGCGGTGCTCTGACCAATTGAACTACAATCCCAGGAAAATAAGGGATCTAGCAGAAGATTTTCTTCTTTTTTAGCTTCGTATGCGGTATTTCTGAAGGACAAGGTGGGTTATACCATCTTATGTTAGATTGGTGAATTATTGGGCCGAGCTGGATTTGAACCAGCGTAGACATGTTGCCAACGAATTTACAGTCCGTCCCCATTAACCACTCGGGCATCGACCCAGGAAGAATCAATTTGAGGCTTATTGGTAATCCATGATCAACTTCCTTTCGTAGTACCCTACCCCCAGGGGAATTCGAATCCCCGCTGCCTCCGTGAAAGAGAGGTGTCCTAAACCACTAGACGATGGGGGCTAACTTGCTCAACCGCCCTCATACTATGATCATAGTATGATCGGTTTTTTGAAATTGTCAATATACTGGTATGATTATATCTGAGGAATCTTTGCGTTTTTCAGAGAATTGTATCGAATTTTTTGATTCGTCGTTCATATTAAAGAATATTAGGGATAAAAGAATACTAGGGATAGGAGTTTTTCAGAGAATGATTGGTCCGTCAGAAAAGAAATGGGAGGGGTCAGTTCTATTTTTTTTGCTTTGATTCATTGTTAAAATGAGATATCCTTATCACACTAAACCAGGAAAGTAACAACCAATAAATCTATTAAAATAAATCGATTAAGCGAGATCAACAAGTTATTTAAAATCTTCTATAAAAATTTAGTTCAAGGGGACAAGTAGAATCTCTTCATCACACGATTCAATTAAATATCTTGAAATTTATTTTATGTGGAATTGGTAACTGTCCATGTTATGTATCAATCAAGTCAATTTTGCTTTGATAGGAATCATTTCAATAAAATAAATTAGGGTCAGTCTTAAAAAAATTTACCCTAGAGTTGCTAGGCAAATCCATTTTATTATTAAAAATAAGCCACTATGAGTCTAGTGCATATACTTATGTATATAATATTATGTGCATATAGATATTTTATCTACATATCGACCCGTTGAGGAATTTAATCAAATAAGCCCTTTTAACTCAGTGGTAGAGTAACGCCATGGTAAGGCGTAAGTCATCGGTTCAAATCCGATAAGGGGCTTTGGGGTTTTTCATAAAAGTCCATAGTATTCAGAAAATAGAGATATTTTTTTATTTGGAATAAAAAAGTAACTAACTAGATACTACGTTATCATTATACTGAGTTAGAGTATTATAGCAGTTCTAGTTAGAAATTGGAACATTTGTTCAGTAAATTTTCATTATTATGAATAATAATTCTAATCCACCTCTTAAATTACCAGAGATCCTTATTTTTCCTTATAGATCCCAATCAAATTCATTGGAAAGATTCGAAATCAACAAAGGAAAAAGCAAGTGGACCTGGCCCATTGAATTATGACTATATCCGCTATTCTGATATTCAAATTCGATAGAGATAAAATTTGAATTGGAACAGTCGACCCCCTGCTTTTTTTTGAATTTCATTTCTTTGGACTTCGAAAGAATTTGTCGATATTTCCGATTCAATTTTCTTATTCCTAGATTTTCTAGGGGAATAAATTGTTATTCCCGTCCTCTACAGAGAAACCTTTCTTCCAAGTCACAAGATAAGAGCCCTTATCCAGTATCTTTCTTTGATTACAGATCAAGGTAAATCTCTATCTATCTATAAATCGAAGTCTATTTAGATGTATAGTTATCAAATCGGGGCTTTATGTACCAAACCTTTCTATATCGCCGCATCCGATATCTTTGTTACGACAGTGTAAGGGGGAATGGATACCAGAAAGAGCGCTTTCATATCTAGTCTTCTATTTTTTTATTGAATTTAACCAAAAAAATGGTAAATTCTCTCTCTTTCTAAAAGATAAGACTCAATAGAAAAATATTCGAAGTGTATTTTTTGCTTTGACCGGGGGAAGATATACTCTGGCGCTTTCGATTTATCTGAAGGAAAAGGAGATATAACAAAGAAGACACTCAAAGAAAATGAAAAAAAATTCAGCAAATTACGTATATGAAATTGAAAGAGTTTAGTAGACATAGAAATTAGAACAATCTAGAAATATCTTTCTTTTGCTCAATCTCAGAACAAGATCTAAGAATAACATTAGTCCAGGAGGCGGATAGGTCTGAGAATCAGTTAATGGTGAGAGAGGAGAGGGTCGCTTGTTACTTGAAAAGTTCTTTCATCTATCTGATTGATGAATTATAAGCCATGGTTCATATGCTTAGTAACAAAGAATAATCAAATTGAGCTCAGGGATTTCCATAGGTTAGTTTATGGGCTAATAAAGGATTTTTATCTTCGAAACCCGTTGGAAGGGGCAGTGCAAGAGAAATCATAGAGAAATGATCGAATCTTCAGACGCCCCAAAATACTATGAGGTGCTCGGAAATGGTCGAAGTAGTTGAATAGGAGGATCACTATGACTATAGCCCTTGGTAAATTTACCAAAGACGAAAATGATTTATTTGATATTATGGATGACTGGTTACGGAGAGACCGTTTCGTTTTTGTAGGCTGGTCCGGTCTATTGCTCTTTCCTTGTGCCTATTTCGCTTTAGGGGGTTGGTTCACAGGTACAACCTTTGTAACTTCATGGTATACCCATGGATTGGCCAGTTCCTATTTGGAAGGCTGTAATTTCTTAACGGCCGCAGTTTCTACTCCTGCTAATAGTTTAGCGCATTCTTTATTATTACTATGGGGTCCTGAAGCACAAGGAGATTTTACTCGTTGGTGTCAATTAGGCGGTCTGTGGACTTTTGTTGCTCTGCATGGCGCTTTCGGACTAATAGGTTTCATGTTACGTCAATTCGAGCTTGCTCGATCTGTTCAATTACGACCTTATAATGCAATCGCATTCTCTGGTCCAATTGCTGTTTTTGTTTCTGTATTCCTGATTTATCCACTAGGGCAGTCTGGTTGGTTCTTTGCACCTAGTTTTGGTGTAGCAGCTATATTTCGATTTATCCTCTTTTTTCAAGGATTTCATAATTGGACACTGAACCCATTTCATATGATGGGAGTTGCCGGTGTATTGGGCGCTGCTTTGTTATGCGCTATTCATGGTGCTACCGTAGAAAATACTTTATTTGAAGATGGTGATGGTGCAAATACATTCCGTGCTTTTAACCCAACTCAAGCTGAAGAAACTTATTCCATGGTCACCGCTAACCGCTTTTGGTCCCAAATCTTTGGGGTTGCTTTTTCCAATAAACGTTGGTTACATTTCTTTATGTTATTTGTACCAGTAACCGGTTTATGGATGAGTGCTCTTGGAGTAGTCGGTTTGGCTCTGAACCTACGTGCCTATGACTTCGTTTCTCAGGAAATTCGCGCAGCGGAAGATCCTGAATTTGAGACTTTCTACACCAAAAATATTCTATTAAACGAAGGTATTCGTGCTTGGATGGCAGCTCAAGATCAGCCTCATGAAAACCTTATATTCCCTGAGGAGGTTCTACCACGTGGAAACGCTCTTTAATGGAACTTTAACTGTAGCTGGTCGTGACCAAGAAACCACCGGTTTTGCTTGGTGGGCCGGAAATGCCCGACTTATTAATTTATCCGGTAAACTACTAGGAGCTCATGTAGCCCATGCCGGATTAATCGTCTTCTGGGCCGGGGCAATGAACCTATTTGAAGTGGCTCATTTCGTACCAGAGAAGCCTATGTATGAACAAGGGTTAATTTTACTTCCCCATCTAGCTACTCTAGGTTGGGGGGTAGGTCCTGGGGGGGAAGTTATAGATACCTTTCCATACTTTGTATCTGGAGTACTTCATTTAATTTCCTCTGCAGTATTGGGCTTTGGTGGTGTTTATCATTCACTTTTAGGACCCGATACACTGGAAGAATCTTTTCCATTCTTCGGTTATGTATGGAAAGATAGAAATAAAATGACCACAATTTTAGGTATTCACTTAATCTTGTTAGGTCTAGGTGCTTTTCTTCTAGTCTTCAAGGCTCTTTATTTTGGGGGCGTATATGATACTTGGGCTCCGGGAGGAGGAGATGTAAGAAAAATTACCAACTTGACCCTTAGCCCAAGTATCATATTTGGTTATTTACTAAAATCGCCCTTTGGAGGAGAAGGGTGGATTGTTAGTGTGGACGATTTAGAAGATATAATCGGAGGACATGTATGGTTAGGTTCCATTTGTATACTTGGCGGAATTTGGCATATCTTAACCAAACCCTTCGCGTGGGCTCGACGTGCCCTTGTATGGTCTGGGGAGGCTTACTTATCTTATAGTTTAGGGGCTTTAGCCGTCTTTGGTTTCATTGCTTGTTGTTTTGTCTGGTTCAATAATACTGCTTATCCTAGCGAGTTTTACGGACCTACTGGTCCAGAAGCTTCTCAAGCTCAAGCATTTACTTTTCTAGTTAGAGACCAACGTCTTGGGGCTAATGTAGGATCCGCTCAAGGACCTACTGGTTTAGGTAAATACCTAATGCGTTCTCCCACCGGAGAAGTCATTTTTGGAGGAGAAACGATGCGTTTTTGGGATCTGCGTGCTCCTTGGTTAGAACCTCTAAGAGGTCCAAATGGATTGGACTTGAGTAGGTTGAAAAAAGACATACAACCTTGGCAAGAACGGCGTTCCGCAGAATATA is from Chirita eburnea voucher CEBURN20170516 chloroplast, complete genome and encodes:
- the psbD gene encoding photosystem II protein D2; this translates as MTIALGKFTKDENDLFDIMDDWLRRDRFVFVGWSGLLLFPCAYFALGGWFTGTTFVTSWYTHGLASSYLEGCNFLTAAVSTPANSLAHSLLLLWGPEAQGDFTRWCQLGGLWTFVALHGAFGLIGFMLRQFELARSVQLRPYNAIAFSGPIAVFVSVFLIYPLGQSGWFFAPSFGVAAIFRFILFFQGFHNWTLNPFHMMGVAGVLGAALLCAIHGATVENTLFEDGDGANTFRAFNPTQAEETYSMVTANRFWSQIFGVAFSNKRWLHFFMLFVPVTGLWMSALGVVGLALNLRAYDFVSQEIRAAEDPEFETFYTKNILLNEGIRAWMAAQDQPHENLIFPEEVLPRGNAL
- the psbC gene encoding photosystem II CP43 chlorophyll apoprotein — translated: MKTLYSLRRFYHVETLFNGTLTVAGRDQETTGFAWWAGNARLINLSGKLLGAHVAHAGLIVFWAGAMNLFEVAHFVPEKPMYEQGLILLPHLATLGWGVGPGGEVIDTFPYFVSGVLHLISSAVLGFGGVYHSLLGPDTLEESFPFFGYVWKDRNKMTTILGIHLILLGLGAFLLVFKALYFGGVYDTWAPGGGDVRKITNLTLSPSIIFGYLLKSPFGGEGWIVSVDDLEDIIGGHVWLGSICILGGIWHILTKPFAWARRALVWSGEAYLSYSLGALAVFGFIACCFVWFNNTAYPSEFYGPTGPEASQAQAFTFLVRDQRLGANVGSAQGPTGLGKYLMRSPTGEVIFGGETMRFWDLRAPWLEPLRGPNGLDLSRLKKDIQPWQERRSAEYMTHAPLGSLNSVGGVATEINAVNYVSPRSWLATSHFVLGFFFFVGHLWHAGRARAAAAGFEKGIDRDFEPVLSMTPLN